The stretch of DNA ttcataatttaaatatatatactgtttatatatatatatatatatatatatatatatatataaatgcaatacgTTTCAATAATATGGAGTGAATTAAGGTATACAGTGACACTTTTTGCCTTAgggaaaatatacaaattaaccTGAATTATCTCTAaattctgaattattattttaaaatattaactaaatatCTTAAAGAtgattttactgtacatttgaaaaatcattgaaatattagttttaaaaaataaaatatagtaagATGTTAATAAgtgaaatatgtaattatttttggGCAAGGTATTGTTTCTATTAGACAGCTTTACCTGAATATCGTTTTTGTTTTCAGAATCTTTTTGATTGGATTTTAAGTTGGCGAGaataatgtttaatttcagtaattataacaacaacaaaaatgtcttACTTCAAGCAGACAAAGCAAAAACACACACGAAAAGAAAGTCATGTTTAttcagtttctcagagaaaaataacGACGTCAATAATCAAGCAGCTTTCATTCACCTGGAGTTAATAAACAAAGGAACAGTTCATGTTAAGGTATTTAAAGCTCCATGTCTTCAGTGGAAACATGATGAGTGATTCGTCAGCTCAGTCACGACTGAACAGACACTGCTACATCCCAAATAAAAAGATTCACATGAGATTCAACTAAACCAGTATACTATTGCACATTCTCACTGCATTTATAACCTTACACACACATtaacattcactcactcacttattCTCATCTTTAAACACTTAAAGTCAGCTTTTAGTTTTGTGCCCTTTCatgtcatgataaaaaaaaaaacatctggaaTTATATAAaaagatgattaaaaaatatgAACAACTTTCCAGGAGAGTCCAGAGCAGCTTTAAATAAAAGACTGGTGAactgaagtgtgtttgtgtgctgaagGGAAATGAAGGAAAGTGCCTCTGGAGATCTGGCACTCAGTAGGCTGTTGTGGGCGTGtcatgggcggagctaaacagaaGCTCCGCCTTCGAGCTGATGAAGTATGTCGCCAATAGAGACAGCAGCAGCACGGCCACGCCCACTCCCAGTGTTAACATCTACCAGAGACAAACAAgatcagaggggaaaaaaagaatatagttttttttaataaagaatataaattatgtatattataagTTTATTTATAAGACAATTCAATAcaataaatcttaaattattaaaactgtaatgcagagcatttgaatatatttgcatAAATAGATTTACTGTACTGATATTTTATTAGACATAATCAGgtcacatttcacttttttttaatgacaaaaataggatattttgcataaataaaataatggatattttaatgttaattatggttttgtaaattattactatttaaatgatGACAATTAAAGACATTAATCCTTAATAATGTAGTGCAAATCATTTGCATGTcaaggaaaatgttttattagaCATAATCAGGTCGCATTTCATATTTTGCATCagaaaaataatgcatatttagGTGCATTATGAGTTTTGTGCATCAAGACaaaattttcatgacaattaaacatTTAGTCCAGAATTTTTAATATGGTAATGTGAAATTCTTGCATGTCAAGTTGTATTCACTGTACTGAGAATACGCAGGATACTTgcatttcacctcaaaatcagaggaggaaaaataagaaaatatatttgtattaagaAAACAACACCTATTTTATGTCCACTAAGATTTTTGTGCATTATGAATGTATTTCAATGTTTTTAGTTTCACCTCCAGTTCTCTGCTGGCCACCAGAAAGATGCGCGCTCGGATGCTCTTCCAGCGGGACTCGGTCCATGTGGAATAATCTCGAGAGCCGTACTCCAGAAGCTCGAAGGCAGGAGACACGGCTTCAGAGAGACGCACGGACGCTCGGACGCAGAGCGGCTCACTGCTGCTGTTCACCGACACCGGACCCGACACCCAGAAATATGAGAACAACTGAGAGAGAACAGACACAGAGCATCAGAGCAGGGCATTCTGGgaaacacagacacagagcatCAGAGCAGGGCATTCTGGgaaacacagacacagagcatCAGAGCAGGGCATTCTGGgaaacacagacacagagcatCAGAGCAGGGCATTCTGGGAAACACAGACAGAGCATCAGAGCAGGGCATTCTGGGAAACACAGACAGAGCATCAGAGCAGGGCATTCTGGGAAACACAGACAGAGCATCAGAGCAGGGCATTCTGGGAAACACAGACAGAGCATCAGAGCAGGGCATTCTGGgaaacacagacacagagcatCAGAGCAGGGCATTCTGGGAAACACAGACAAAGAGTGTCAGAGCAGGGCATTCTGGGAAACACAGACAGAGCATCAGAGCAGGGCATTCTGGGAAACACAGACAGAGCATCAGAGCAGGGCATTCTGGGAAACACAGACAAAGAGTGTCAGAGCAGGGCATTCTGGgaaacacagacacagagcatCAAAGCAGGGCATTCTGGGAAACAAAGGTGAAATAactatatacatgtacacacaaaagaaaaaaataagatactGCCTCTTTTGCTAATATCTTGGGGTCATGAAAAACAACCATCGACTATCGACTATCATCTGAAACCAAAACCAGGAGCCAGCGGTGAACACACTGTCCTCAAGGCAAGAGTGTGTCATCAGAACCAGTGTGAGTCCGTGTTTAAAGCGTGATGGTTTCAAAGGTCTGCTCACGTCTTTGTTCTCGGAGCTGAGCTCGCTGGGATTCTGGCACTGGTTCTCCGTGAGGTTGGTGACGGTTCCCGTCAGGTTAGCCAGGATGTACTGAACGAAGCGTGTGACGCTGTGAACAGGGCCGTGGACGCGAGGACCGAGACCGATGTAGAACTGAGGAGGACCAGAACCTGCAGACGAGAGGACACACCGGCACAAACACCTCTGTCACGTGATGTGTGGAGGTGTTTGGATGAACTTTACACATCACATCATgtcgtttgtgtgtgtgagaacggAGTGTGAACACAAATCTCACTCAGGAGGCTGTTGACTCCTTTCTTGGTGACTTCAGGAGGCAGCAGCGACCGAAGCCAGCTGTTGTTCTTCTGAATCACAAAACTGTACAGCAACTGAGCCAcctgagagagacagaaacaaCGCCAGGAGATCTGCGTGTTATTACATTTAGTCATGGTCATGTGATCatgtgaccgtgtgtgtgtgttggtcatgTGACTCACGATCTTGGGGTCGGCGGTGATGTTGCTCAGGCTGCTGTTCTCTCCTCCTGCCTGTAAGTAAAGAGAGCGAGCGACGAGCGTGGCCACTTCTgccagagactgagagagagcgGACAGaagaacacacagagagagagagagagagagagagagagagagagagagaagagctgAGATGAGTTCAGAAGCACGGACAGAGACTCAATCCACACGAGACACACACACCTTGGCCGCGTCTGTCTCGTACACCAGCTGCTCGTCTGGACTCAGGCCGGGGGGATATGTGACCTGCAGGTTCTCTGCGTCATCATACATGCTCTCGTAGTATCTGTGTCAGACACAACACACAACACAGCTTCAGACACACACGACGAGAGCGTCTGGGAACGTCACTCTGGGCttcacacaaaaatgacatgCTGGTTCTCATGATAAGAGCTGAGACCTGTTGTTGAAGGATGTCTGGTGGTCTGCCAGCACGAGGCCAGGGATGAGTCCGGCTCGCAGGAAGCGCTGGAGAGATGAGGGCGGCAGAGCCTGAGTGAACGACGGGTGAGCCACCGAGACATTCAGACCAGCAGCTGCAGACCGCATCCTGTCCATCATCTCCAGCACCTGGAAAAATGTTCCATTACACCTTACatcacattactgaaaaaaaatcaacaaaagagaaaaaattaaattaaaaaattaaaataaaatagagagagagagacagagagagagtgcatgagagagagagatagagagagagagagggagagagtgcatgagagagagagagagagagagagagagagatagagagtgcatgagagagagagatagagagagagggagagagtgcatgagagagagagagagagagagatagcacATTGTGTTTCCTCTTCTCCTCACTCACCTCTGCATTCACATCATCGTTCTTGCGGGACACGGGGTCAGAGTGCATCCAGAGGCTCCGCCCACTGCGCAGGCCGACCTATAAACACACAGGAAACCTGTTTCAGACACACAGCATCTCAAACACACTACAACTGAATGAACTTCCCCCAGACAGACAGCAGACACCTGACACAAGACATCCATCAGCGGGAAACACATCAATCAAGGCTGAACAATGCTTTCGTCCATCACTCGTAAATACAATCTCTGTTCATATGGCTTTATTGTTTCCTGGAAaacttataataatgataatccaAATGCTCAGGCAAATCAAATCTGTTTTGTTGACATGCAATGCTTTTTAagagatattaataataataataataataattttatatttttgtttatttattttatacatcatAACACTTTGTTCAACCTAtggaaataaactaaataatttttttttataataaaataaataaaatcataaaacaattattaataatagaatataaataatcacaaaatagataataataataattcttacaacataatataaaaaataatattgttatttttattattatcaacaataacaataaaataaaaatatcagaatataaataaattgacaaaacaacagtaatagtaatattattattattattattaatactaataagaaactaaaaacagtaataaaattcaacaatcaaatcaataatttgacagtttttaaaatgatataataataacaataattaaatataattaaccataataataatttaaaaattatattacgaTAAAAGAATATAATAAACATGGATGTGCTCATACCTGCCCAATTTCCAGCATGGAGTGCACATTGTTCAAGTCAATAACAAAATCATTTTTCTCCATGTCATACACCATTTTTGAGCTGCCAATGTAGTCAAAGGCTTCCTATGAGAGAGAAAGACTGCAGTGAAATACAGAAACAGACGCTACTCATACAGTATCTCATCAAGTTGCTGCATAGTGCTCAGTATATACTACATACAGCAGTACACAGTGATAGATAAACAGGTCACATGACCTCATTCTGTTACACGTGTAACAGCGAGTGGTTACAAATGTTACCTGCATAATCGAAAATCCAATAATGATTAAAGAAAAGCGTGTGAATAAACACACTGACCCCTTGGAAGAAGGTGAAGAAGATATTGCGAGGGGGCGGGGCTTCCTGAGTGACAGGATAGAGGGCGTGAACGGCAGCCAATAGGGTGATGATTCCAGACACGGTTCCTTCGGCGGTCGGAGCCTGCTCCCAGAAAAACGACCTGCCGTCGAGCTGAGACACAAAAGAGCAGGGAAACCTCTAGCGGACAGGAACACGAGCGCAGGTGTTACCCTAACGAAACATCAGGATGATAGGAGTATATTCCTGACCTGTGTGGCTGCGATGACGACGCTCTCGTTGACCGCGTGGCCCTTGGAGCTGATGTTGAGCGCTCGAGAGGACGTCCACACATTAAAATCACTCAACGGGTCACACAGAACTTCTGAAGGAGACAGAGACACATGGAACCCACGTTaaaactgagtgtgtgtgtgtgtgagtgagtgagtgtgtgagtgagtgagtgagtgagtgtgtgtgtctgtgtgtgtgtgtgtgtgtgtgtgtgtgtgtgtgtgtgtgtgtgagtgagtgtgtgagtgtgtgtgtgagtgtgtgtgtgtgtgtgtgtgtgtgtgtgtgtgtgtgagtgagtgagtgtgtgtgagtgtgtgagtgtgtgtgtgtgtgtgtgtgagtgtgtgtgtgtgtgtgtgtgtgagtgagtgagtgtgtgtgtgagtgagtgtgtgtgtgtgtgtgtgtgtgtgtgtgtgagtgagtgtgtgtgtgtgtgtgtgtgtgagtgagtgtgtgtgtgtgtgagtgagtgtgtgtgtgagtgagtttgtgtgtgcgagtgcgtgtgtgcgagtgtgtgagtgagtgtgtgagtgtgagtgagtgagtgagtgagtgtgtgtgtgtgtgtgtgtgtgtgtgagagtgtgtgtgtgactgtgtgtgtgtgcgagtgcgtgtgtgcgagtgtgtgagtgtgagtgagtgtgtgagtgtgagtgagtgagtgagtgagtgtgtgggtgtgagtgtgtgtgtgtgtgtgtgtgtgactgtgtgtgtgtgtgtgtgtgtgtgtgtgtgtgtgtacctgggtTGATGCCGAACCGGTTCTGCAGGTCTGTGCGTCTCATGCAGGTCACGGTGTCGGTCGCTGCATGCATGTGTGAGAAGAGCTGCATGGCACACAGCGGATACTGAGGAGCGCTTCCATTCACACGCTGGTTATGATCCTCGtaacactgcaaacacacacactcacgcgtCATACAGCACtgtgatgaacacacacacacacacacacacacacacctgagagagagacaCACCTTACGGATGACCTGAGTCTGATTCTCGTCTTTCAGAGCAAACACGGGGAAAGGGAAGTCTTCATAAGAAAGTCCGTTCCCGAGAGGATTCCACACGGTCACGTTACAGTTGGCCAGATCAGAGCCGTACCTCTCACTAtacacacctgaaacacacacacacactccgattcacacacatgtttttgtcttgtttttcactgcaaatatctaaatattgataAATCAAGACAATCATTTTCTTGAGATGCAAAAACACataagaagtcttgttttcttAGAAATTGACCTAAATTAAGTGAGTATACGCTCAGAAAAATGTATGTGCCAATGGGGTCgggaaaataaacataatttttctcaactctttttttttttttttttttttttttttttttcttgttttaggcataaaccttaattaattttaatacatttctcacaaaagaagttttttttttgtaatgaaaatatatttattgatttaataatgtaaaaatattaatatgcaacatttatataaatactcTTAAATCAAGattacattagattaattatatttaatttatacaataaCTAATTTAATTGATACAATTAATCAATTGATACTAATTACAGTATATagaataaattcatatttaatgcatTCAGTTATTTAGTTTTTATCAGAATCCACACAAACCAGTAactgatattttatgttttttaatgttgtaaTTGTCTGTTACACATTTTTAAACACTTCCTGTTTTAAGGATTTTCAAGGATCCTCAAGAGATTAAaaaactgtctgtctgtctataaaactttttttttttttaggatagtAAAGTGACTAACCTGTGTAAAAGCAAAATCAATTAGTTAAACATGTTAAGTTacatcagtcacacacacactctctctctcacacacacacacacacacctgtgttctGGTTGGGGCAGGTCGTGTGAGGAGAGAAATCATGAGCAAGGCCTGTTTTTGAGATGATCACAGCGACTCCAGACACTCTGGACGAGTTCTTCATCCTCATCATGACCGACCTGCAGGAGAAACAcatcagatcacacacacacacacacactgacacacacacacacacacacgggtgtcACAGCACCTGTTGAAGAAGGCCGTCTCCAGGATCACCATGTACGGAGGATGTGGTCCTGAGCTGAGGATCCAGTCCAGATCTGATTCTGTCTCCAGCACATGAAGGACTCCTGTATCTCCTGACATAGACGCTGAGAGACGAATAAAACTATGTACATCACAGTGATCCGAACACAGAGATTGAAACGCACCGCAGGTTAATGAATGACTCACACTGGCAGCCGATCTGATGCGTGGCGTTCAGCAGCCGGACACACGGAACCGTCTGATTGAGCTCAACATAGATCTTCTGTTCCACTGAGCTGGAGCACACGCCTGCAGCAGCAGAGACACACAGCACACGCTTCAGACGTCACAGCACACGctactgatacacacacactacacacactcacacacacacactcacactatatatgcacacactttttctcagtaaatatatttctaaagctgCTGTTGACATGGTATTTTCACCAGATGTCAGTAACAGCCCAAGTGACccatacatacaaagaaaacattacaaatcaaTCCAGAAATTACGTTCtgtgaaataaaatggaattaatacgtaaacacaacacaaaaatattaaatgttaagatGTACTATTCATTGTTCTAGCTCACTTAGATGAAATATATCTTTAGAAGTTTCATTGTCATGTATAAATAACGCATTTATTCCTCCGTTTACACAAATTAAAACTTTTAGATTTAGGTTAAATTCTTTTTAAATGCTGACTTTCCTGAAGTGACAAAGCAAAtacaatttctctttttttccaaatgttttttttttccataatacACACATAATAAAGATTAGGGAATCATGTTGCTGGTAATTAaatgtgaataaattaataatcatacatgtttacatttatagtGGAATATATTATGATTCCAGGCCTGAGCAATACAGTAATATTCATCAACTCGTGACAGCACAAACACACGATTAACATTAAACAGTCATATTTATACTCACATGTGTATAATAAAGCGGTGATCAGAAGTTTAACGCAGTTTATTGATATTAAATATCCCATCTTCCTCATTCACAGATCAGCGGTATGAAGCTGAAACATCGCTTGTTTACTTCCGGTTTGGATCTCTCTTGTTCGGCGCGAGACTCACTGCTGCCACCGCTCTACAGCGACACCCGCCGGTGACACCGCGTcactacagtgtgtgtgtgtgtgtgtgtgtgtgtagttaaaCATGTTAAGTTtcatcatatattattattagatcTAGTATGCCACAAATAATGTCCAGAGACGACAAACACATAGCATTgatattatttcactttatttagatGAATACAGGTGGATAAAATCGCTAAacttaaaataagcaaaataaaaagtaacacaATTAAAGTAACTCAGTTATATCAAACAAAtgaattacaaaagcacaataagaaatgtttgattACACAGATCAGAAAACTCAAAGTCCAAAGACTCTAAACACGTTTTGATCTGCATCTCTTATAGTTCAATACTGTAGTGAATGCAATTGTCTAAACATAAAGGAGAAGTGTACATTACAAAAATCAAGGAATAGATAGTTATATAATAAACTAGAAATGACTGAAACAGACAATagtgaaaaataattatatcagAAAATCAGACATGCACAGGTCACATGTAACAATTTGTAAATGTTTCCCGttagaatgttcagagaacatatAAACGTAACATTCTTGTTTGCGAAATGATACAATTAATTGTTCCATTAACTTTTAACATAACCAAATGTTTGAAACCTTTTAATGACTTAATGGGcatgttctttaatgtttttttttattatttatttttattcttcttcagattttttttcctttatattaAACATTAGTAATGTTAAGATGAATATATAACACTTAGGAATATACCGTCGCTTCATAGGACCATTATGTGATACTCTTGTGTCTTGTTTTTAAAGCTTAATGTTGTTGGCTCTTCACTTATTCGCGGTTGGCCTATATCTTGATTTCACTGGATGGAGCAGCGGGTCAGAACCACAGCTTTGGCGACTCCAGTAACCACCCAAACGAAACTCCATCCTTCTGCAGCCAACAAGTTGGTTAATAACCCTGCTGCAAATCCAGTTTCCACCACTGGAGCTGCAGGGAACAGGAACAGTAAGAGAGCGGGTGCAAATGAAGCCCCAATCCCCAACATAAACATGGTCAGCataaacagcattttattataatCTGGAGTAAGAAGATTATTATGTCCTCCTTCACTCATTCTCCTCTGCTCCTCTTCTTGGATCCAGATCTCCAGGTCGTTCTGTTCCAGCTCTTctctttcctttctctctctctcctcctccatccGTCTTTCCTCCAGTCGTCCCATGTTCTCCATCTCTGTCTGCAGAGACTCTATGAACCGTCTCAGTCTTTCTGGAATCGGTTGAACATTCTGTTGTTCCTTCTTTATATCTGTCTCAATCTGATCAATCCTGCGTTGAATGCGTTTCCTTCTTCGTTCCGTTTCTTGCCTCTCTTCTGTAATGTAAGATAAAAACTCACGCCAACGAGCATCAGCCAGTTTTCTGACCTCCTGCTTTACTTTCTTCGTTCTTTCAGCCTTTTCTGCTTGTATTCTATCTTCTATTATCTTCTGGGCTTTTTGCATTACTTCTGTAACTTCATTAGTGAAGGGACGATTCTCATTCATGACCAACAGCTCATCTACTTTCTGCAGGAGTCGACTCACTTGTTTTGGGTTTGTAAGGTTTGTGTTGTCAAAGGCCACGAAACGCCTCCCAAATCTCTTCACGAGGTCTTGAACTTTTCGATTTTGTTTAGAAACGAAGCTTTCGATGGATTCTCCTCTGAGTCTGTCGGCGTGTGAGAATATCAGGATGCTGTAATTGCTGATGTCCTCACGAAACATCTCCAGAATCATGTCTACGGTGCGCTGCTGCTCCTCTGTATATCGCTCTATTGGAATAACGAGCAGAAACGCATGAGGACCAGGAGAACTCATGGCCAGGCAATGAATTGCTTCTTGTTTTAATTGTTCTTCTGTTAAGTCCGTGTCAAAAAACCCAGGTGTGTCCACAAGAACGAGATTTCGTCCTTCCACCGTTCCACACGCTCTCTTGCACTCTTTCGTGACTGAACCCATGCTCAGTTCATCATTAAAGCATCTGTTTCCCAGGATGCTGTTTCCCGTTGCACTTTTCCCCG from Carassius gibelio isolate Cgi1373 ecotype wild population from Czech Republic chromosome B2, carGib1.2-hapl.c, whole genome shotgun sequence encodes:
- the LOC127950831 gene encoding GTPase IMAP family member 4, which translates into the protein MINQGAGHRNQWSNRSSNGGNRDTQNVCSPSQTQIPPNTIIRGSPGSDPLTVNPALNELRLVLLGKTGAGKSATGNSILGNRCFNDELSMGSVTKECKRACGTVEGRNLVLVDTPGFFDTDLTEEQLKQEAIHCLAMSSPGPHAFLLVIPIERYTEEQQRTVDMILEMFREDISNYSILIFSHADRLRGESIESFVSKQNRKVQDLVKRFGRRFVAFDNTNLTNPKQVSRLLQKVDELLVMNENRPFTNEVTEVMQKAQKIIEDRIQAEKAERTKKVKQEVRKLADARWREFLSYITEERQETERRRKRIQRRIDQIETDIKKEQQNVQPIPERLRRFIESLQTEMENMGRLEERRMEEERERKEREELEQNDLEIWIQEEEQRRMSEGGHNNLLTPDYNKMLFMLTMFMLGIGASFAPALLLFLFPAAPVVETGFAAGLLTNLLAAEGWSFVWVVTGVAKAVVLTRCSIQ
- the LOC127950823 gene encoding nicastrin — protein: MRKMGYLISINCVKLLITALLYTCVCSSSVEQKIYVELNQTVPCVRLLNATHQIGCQSSMSGDTGVLHVLETESDLDWILSSGPHPPYMVILETAFFNRSVMMRMKNSSRVSGVAVIISKTGLAHDFSPHTTCPNQNTGVYSERYGSDLANCNVTVWNPLGNGLSYEDFPFPVFALKDENQTQVIRKCYEDHNQRVNGSAPQYPLCAMQLFSHMHAATDTVTCMRRTDLQNRFGINPEVLCDPLSDFNVWTSSRALNISSKGHAVNESVVIAATQLDGRSFFWEQAPTAEGTVSGIITLLAAVHALYPVTQEAPPPRNIFFTFFQGEAFDYIGSSKMVYDMEKNDFVIDLNNVHSMLEIGQVGLRSGRSLWMHSDPVSRKNDDVNAEVLEMMDRMRSAAAGLNVSVAHPSFTQALPPSSLQRFLRAGLIPGLVLADHQTSFNNRYYESMYDDAENLQVTYPPGLSPDEQLVYETDAAKSLAEVATLVARSLYLQAGGENSSLSNITADPKIVAQLLYSFVIQKNNSWLRSLLPPEVTKKGVNSLLSSGPPQFYIGLGPRVHGPVHSVTRFVQYILANLTGTVTNLTENQCQNPSELSSENKDLFSYFWVSGPVSVNSSSEPLCVRASVRLSEAVSPAFELLEYGSRDYSTWTESRWKSIRARIFLVASRELEMLTLGVGVAVLLLSLLATYFISSKAELLFSSAHDTPTTAY